From Phoenix dactylifera cultivar Barhee BC4 unplaced genomic scaffold, palm_55x_up_171113_PBpolish2nd_filt_p 000316F, whole genome shotgun sequence, a single genomic window includes:
- the LOC103712420 gene encoding 3-ketoacyl-CoA synthase 11-like, which yields MPKFVKLGYHYFMSYLMPLSLVLLIGHLWTLFRGDSQEMWSRPLTKFHTIVFCSALSACAAIIYLMVRPRPVYLINFSCYKPDDSCKFSHEAFVQRSIVLGTFTKENVAFQKKILERSGVGQSTYFPEAVARLPPDLRIVEARKEAEMVIFGAVEDLLAKTQLKAKDIDILVANCSLFSPTPSLSTMIINHYKLREDVISYNLSGMGCSAGLISMDLAKHLLKVHPNSYALVVSTENLTLNGYYGNNRSMLVTNCLFRVGGAAILLSNRRSDCSRAKYKLTHAIRTHNGADDNSYSCVLQGEDDAGKVGVALSKDLMSVAGEALKANIMTLGPKVLPISEQLLFLVTLVRRKLFKMKISGYVPDFKLAFEHFCIHAGGRAILDELEKSLGLTGWHMEPSRMTLYRFGNTSSSSLWYELAYSEAKGRIKKGDRVWQIAFGSGFKCNSVVWRALRTIKPTENYPWLDEIDDFPVDVPKVTPINV from the exons ATGCCGAAGTTTGTGAAGCTTGGATACCACTActtcatgtcatatctcatgcCGCTATCCCTTGTTCTTCTCATCGGTCATCTCTGGACACTCTTCAGGGGAGACTCTCAGGAGATGTGGAGTCGCCCTCTGACCAAATTCCACACCATAGTCTTCTGCTCTGCTCTCTCTGCTTGTGCTGCCATTATTTACCTCATGGTCCGGCCGAGGCCGGTCTACCTGATAAATTTTTCTTGCTACAAGCCCGACGACTCTTGCAAGTTTAGCCACGAGGCCTTTGTCCAGAGGAGTATAGTCTTAGGGACCTTCACCAAGGAGAACGTTGCATTCCAGAAGAAGATCCTCGAAAGGTCGGGGGTCGGTCAGTCGACATACTTCCCCGAGGCCGTCGCAAGGCTTCCGCCGGATCTTCGGATCGTCGAAGCGAGGAAGGAGGCCGAGATGGTGATATTTGGAGCTGTCGAAGATCTCCTAGCAAAGACTCAACTTAAGGCCAAGGATATAGATATCTTAGTGGCGAACTGCAGCCTGTTCAGTCCCACCCCTTCTCTTTCCACCATGATCATAAACCATTATAAGCTAAGGGAGGATGTTATTAGCTATAACCTCAGTGGTATGGGATGCAGTGCTGGCCTCATTTCCATGGACCTCGCCAAGCATCTTCTCAAG GTGCATCCAAACTCGTATGCATTAGTAGTGAGCACGGAGAACCTTACTCTGAATGGATACTATGGAAACAACCGCTCCATGCTCGTCACTAACTGCCTCTTCCGCGTGGGTGGCGCGGCGATCCTTCTATCCAACCGCAGATCGGACTGCAGCCGAGCCAAGTACAAGCTCACACATGCAATTCGCACCCACAACGGCGCCGACGACAACTCCTACAGCTGTGTCCTTCAAGGGGAGGATGACGCCGGGAAGGTTGGCGTCGCCCTGTCGAAGGATCTCATGTCGGTCGCAGGGGAAGCACTCAAGGCTAATATTATGACCTTGGGGCCTAAAGTCCTCCCCATTTCCGAACAGCTTCTCTTCCTTGTTACGTTGGTGCGTCGAAAGCTCTTCAAGATGAAGATTAGTGGGTACGTTCCTGATTTCAAGCTCGCGTTCGAGCACTTCTGCATCCATGCCGGCGGGAGGGCGATACTCGACGAGCTAGAGAAGAGCCTTGGCTTGACTGGGTGGCACATGGAGCCTTCGAGGATGACGCTCTATAGGTTTGGTAACACTTCAAGCAGCTCATTGTGGTATGAACTAGCTTACTCTGAAGCTAAAGGTAGGATCAAGAAGGGTGATAGGGTATGGCAAATTGCATTCGGTTCTGGGTTCAAGTGCAATAGTGTTGTTTGGAGAGCACTGAGGACCATCAAGCCTACTGAGAACTACCCATGGCTGGATGAGATCGATGACTTCCCTGTTGATGTGCCCAAAGTGACGCCTATTAACGTATGA